In one Spirosoma rigui genomic region, the following are encoded:
- the nusG gene encoding transcription termination/antitermination protein NusG — protein sequence MSGIQWYVIRAVSGQEKKIKSYLDNEIIRQKLDEVIPQVLIPAEKVYEMRNGKKRVREKSFFPGYILISADLGNNRALDMILNMPGVLGFLGNSQAGTTSKVPVPLREAEVNRILGKVEEETQEVAASTVAYIRGESVKVVDGPFGGFIGTVEEVFDDRKKLNVVVKIFGRNTPVELSYAQVEKES from the coding sequence ATGAGCGGCATACAGTGGTACGTCATTCGGGCGGTGTCGGGACAGGAGAAGAAGATCAAATCCTACCTCGATAACGAGATTATCCGGCAAAAGTTAGATGAAGTTATTCCGCAGGTTCTTATTCCGGCGGAGAAGGTATACGAAATGCGCAACGGTAAGAAGCGTGTTCGGGAAAAATCATTCTTTCCCGGTTATATCCTGATTTCGGCTGATCTCGGTAATAATCGTGCCCTTGACATGATCCTGAACATGCCGGGTGTGTTAGGTTTCCTAGGTAATTCGCAAGCAGGAACTACGTCAAAAGTACCGGTTCCGCTGCGGGAAGCTGAAGTAAATCGTATTCTGGGTAAGGTAGAAGAGGAAACGCAGGAAGTAGCTGCCAGCACCGTTGCCTATATCCGGGGTGAATCAGTTAAAGTTGTTGATGGTCCCTTCGGCGGCTTCATCGGCACAGTAGAAGAAGTTTTTGACGACCGGAAGAAACTGAACGTCGTCGTAAAAATATTTGGCCGGAATACTCCGGTAGAACTCAGTTACGCGCAAGTGGAGAAGGAGAGCTAA
- the secE gene encoding preprotein translocase subunit SecE, with product MDKFISFLKASWEEVQHNVTWPKFSDLQSSSTLVLVASLIFALLVGLIDLVFENGLNAFYQSF from the coding sequence ATGGACAAGTTTATTTCGTTTCTGAAAGCCTCCTGGGAGGAAGTTCAGCATAACGTTACCTGGCCTAAATTCAGCGATCTGCAATCCAGCTCAACCCTGGTACTGGTAGCCTCGCTGATTTTTGCGCTGTTGGTGGGGTTAATCGATTTGGTGTTTGAGAATGGACTGAACGCTTTTTATCAGTCCTTCTGA
- the tuf gene encoding elongation factor Tu: MAKENFDRSKPHVNIGTIGHVDHGKTTLTAAITKVLAEKGLAAIRDFSSIDNAPEEKERGITINTSHVEYATANRHYAHVDCPGHADYVKNMVTGAAQMDGAILVVAATDGPMPQTREHILLARQVGVPQLVVFMNKVDMVDDPELLELVEMEIRELLSFYNFDGDNIPVIQGSALGGLNGDAKWVATIEDLMQNVDDFIPLPPRQTDLPFLMPVEDVFSITGRGTVATGRIERGIINSGEPVEILGMGAENLKSVVTGVEMFRKILDRGEAGDNVGLLLRGIEKTDIRRGMVICKPGSVTPHARFKAEIYVLSKEEGGRHTPFFNKYRPQFYFRTTDVTGEIVLPENVEMVMPGDNITIDVSLINKIAMEKGLRFAIREGGRTVGAGQVTEILD; this comes from the coding sequence ATGGCAAAAGAGAATTTTGACCGCTCGAAACCGCACGTAAACATCGGTACGATTGGTCACGTTGACCACGGTAAAACGACGCTTACGGCTGCCATTACGAAAGTGCTGGCCGAAAAGGGTCTAGCCGCAATCCGGGACTTCTCCTCAATCGACAACGCTCCCGAAGAGAAAGAGCGCGGTATCACCATCAATACATCGCACGTTGAGTACGCTACGGCTAACCGCCACTATGCGCACGTTGACTGCCCAGGTCACGCCGACTATGTGAAGAACATGGTAACGGGTGCCGCTCAAATGGACGGTGCTATCCTCGTAGTAGCTGCTACGGATGGCCCAATGCCACAAACCCGTGAGCACATCCTGCTCGCCCGCCAGGTTGGCGTGCCTCAGCTGGTTGTATTCATGAACAAAGTGGACATGGTCGACGATCCAGAATTGCTGGAACTCGTTGAAATGGAAATCCGCGAACTCCTAAGCTTCTACAACTTCGACGGTGACAACATCCCAGTTATTCAAGGTTCGGCTCTTGGTGGTCTGAACGGCGATGCTAAATGGGTAGCTACCATTGAAGATCTGATGCAGAACGTGGATGATTTCATCCCACTGCCTCCTCGTCAAACGGATCTTCCATTCCTGATGCCAGTTGAGGACGTATTCTCGATCACGGGTCGTGGTACGGTAGCAACGGGTCGTATTGAACGGGGTATCATCAACTCGGGCGAGCCAGTTGAAATCCTCGGTATGGGTGCTGAAAACCTGAAGTCGGTTGTGACTGGTGTTGAAATGTTCCGGAAAATTCTGGACCGTGGCGAAGCTGGTGATAACGTGGGTCTTCTGCTCCGCGGTATTGAAAAAACCGACATTCGTCGTGGCATGGTAATCTGCAAGCCAGGTTCTGTAACGCCACACGCACGTTTCAAGGCTGAGATCTATGTACTCTCGAAAGAGGAAGGTGGCCGTCACACGCCGTTCTTCAATAAGTACCGCCCTCAGTTCTATTTCCGTACTACCGACGTAACGGGTGAGATCGTATTGCCCGAGAACGTTGAGATGGTAATGCCCGGTGATAACATCACGATTGATGTATCGCTGATCAACAAAATCGCCATGGAAAAAGGTCTGCGTTTCGCTATCCGCGAAGGTGGCCGTACCGTTGGTGCTGGTCAGGTAACGGAAATCCTCGATTAA
- a CDS encoding DUF3828 domain-containing protein codes for MQRILCVALLITALACQTKPKQETAAAAPAEDSAAILAKRPGPDAPRTAADRLVRALYFEHSKKQNPLLERKDRALIDQFFTKSLADQIWQDATSQPGKLNRTKNNPLFMAPAEEVKKMWVEPGAVAGTRAVVYVTFEQKAKPQELRVTMEQQAGRWRISDIRYPDGKQLTELL; via the coding sequence ATGCAACGAATCCTCTGTGTTGCCCTACTCATTACCGCATTAGCCTGTCAGACGAAGCCTAAACAGGAAACGGCAGCGGCTGCCCCGGCGGAAGACAGCGCGGCTATACTAGCCAAACGTCCGGGCCCCGATGCACCCCGCACGGCTGCCGATCGACTCGTGCGGGCGTTGTATTTTGAGCACAGCAAGAAACAGAACCCACTGCTGGAACGGAAAGACCGGGCGTTGATCGATCAGTTCTTTACCAAATCGCTGGCTGACCAGATCTGGCAGGATGCAACAAGCCAGCCCGGAAAGCTGAACCGTACCAAAAACAATCCATTATTCATGGCCCCGGCCGAGGAGGTAAAAAAGATGTGGGTAGAGCCCGGTGCTGTTGCCGGAACCCGGGCCGTTGTGTACGTAACGTTTGAGCAAAAGGCTAAACCTCAGGAGCTACGCGTAACTATGGAACAGCAGGCAGGACGGTGGCGCATCAGCGATATACGGTATCCGGATGGTAAACAATTGACTGAACTGTTGTGA